Below is a window of Lytechinus variegatus isolate NC3 chromosome 4, Lvar_3.0, whole genome shotgun sequence DNA.
CTTTGAACTGATATAAAACTGTTTCTTTATGCTACTACTGTAAACAACATAAAAAGATTGGATTTCTAAATTAGTCTACTCTTTAGGGACTTTCCTCTGAACTTCCTGCATGTCTGCTACCAATGTCATTATAGAAACTCGTAGGTGGTGGAAAAACACCACTTGTATAAAACCACATGAAGCTGTAATAATACATTAATTGACTGTCATATTACAATATTTAGTTACGACCACGTAATTGACAACAGATACAAGGTTTGTTTGATTCTCCACACACTTAGCATTCTTGCTTCAATGtcaaccctccccccccccccccttcctctttATTCTTAACCTAGATTAAGCACTGTCTGCTATGTAAATTACATCAATAACATCCTTGATAGTCAGACAAGGGAATTTCCCATTTTGGGGATATTCCCCTGGTTCATATCTTAATACCATGAGCTGtagacacatacatgtacatgtatggaaagTAAGCACATGTAAGCATTCCACTTAAAAAGCACCGAAAGAAGCTGCAATCACAAAAAAAGCAAATGCAGAATGAACTGCTGTGAAGTCTAAATGTATGAAGATATTGTTGCCCTAAAAATACATCACAATCCATAGCTCAAGCAAGGTGCtatataactttttagaagcacttgcccagtcgggcaagtaaatctttaaaattgtTTAAATATACTTGTCCAAATATCTATTTCACTTGACcgaaaaatccttgaaaaaacttttaccttttcaaaagaaagttggtcattctactgtgagaatttttcttgcccaatttgggcaagtagttttggtctttacttcaaaagactctaacttttacttgccccgggcaatcgggaaagtgcttatgtagcaccctggctCAAGTAAATAAGGCCATCTCAGACCAAGGCCAGAGCTGCTTATTTGACTGCAATCAAAGCCCCTCTCATATGCCTACGAAATTTGTTGTGTACTTTTCCCATCTCTGCTGTAATAGGAGTATGCTCCAAAGAAAATTGACCTTGCCCTCAAAATATGATCAGTGCGATAATCATTTTTCTCTGTCATCCCTGGAGATAAAGCTAATAAATGGCTATAATACTAATTAATACTTTatctatgaaaataaattactaGCATCGATTGTGTGACTCTTGAAAGCCAAGTGGGAATTTTTACTTGCATGGTGCACACTCACTTATaagtgaaatttcaaattacttCACCATGGCACCTCGCATTGAAACACAGAATGTTTTCATCGCGGGATAGCTTTGAAGGTGCTGAAAGGGATTactcttcaaggttcaaggtgACAAGGAGAGCAAgatcaaagaaaatattaaaatagctcatattattattatttcatcataactaATTTGGCATGCAAAGATCTTATCTCATCATAGCTTGTAGATTGTCAGACATACCTTGGTTATATCTAATTTCTTCTTGACTCCCCATTCTATGTCTGTGCTCCATGCTCTCCGGCCCTTTGGTTGCTGGTCTCTGGGAAGAGGTTGGGTACGACTGTTGCACTTGTGTCCTGTGTCTCGCAGCGCCATGAACACCAACCCCACCTTCAACGCCGCTTTCGGGGCGGGGTGAGTACACCTCCGCCCAACGCTCCGGCTGCGAGGTTTTCCTCCTCACGTCCTGTCTGGGCTCTGGGGTATTGCGCTGGTGCGGAGCGACAGGATGTGACGTCGCCACGTTGGGTTGCCCCACAATGGGCATCGGTGCTGCCGGTGAGTTGTAATGGGAAGGCGCAGTACTGGTGTTCTGACTGACTGGGACGTGCCTTGGCGAGGCACTTCTCGGATACTGATACCCTGCTGCAGGGGATGACCGTCCGTTTGATTGTTGTGAGGCACGTAAAGCATGAGGATCGATGGGCGGGAAGAACGGGTTAACAGATGGCGACGGAGTCCTGTCTACAAGAGGGGGCGATATACTCGGCAAGGTTATACTCGATTCGAGTCCGATACTGTCTGGGGTGCCCGGCGTTCTACTGCCATTCCCCGCATCATAAGTTCTGCTAGGCTGTGAAGGGGACGTTGTAGGTTGGACTGGGCCGGGACTTTTAGCTCTTTGTCCAGAGTCCTGTAAGTTCACAGATATTTTTGAGACCTGAAGAGGCGGTCGGTAACTGTATAAATCTCTATACCCCTGCCAGCCACTGGTCGGTTCGTTCGCTTCCGACGTCCTGGTGGGTGGCGGGTCTACGTTGTCTCCTCCCGCGTTCATGGTTGGAGGCCAGGTGAGCTCAAACCAGCCGTCGCTGTTTAATCGGCCGTCCTGCGAGGCCTCTTCTTGTGGTTGTAGGTGCGGTTGGTGGTGCTGTCGGTGCTGTGGTGGTGCTTGTTGTGTGTAGTGTTGCGCCGGATCCATTCCGGCTGTCACAGCACACATGGGGTCTCTCCGTTCCTGAGCCTGGCTTCTCTCTTTCAGCTGAGTGATACACAGGTTAAGGTTGGTTGGATTCTGAACAAAAAGAATAAAACCATTTTAAATAAGGAAAACCACATTCATCTCATGCTATATGGAATTTGTTGCAGACTATGGattcatgaaattaatttgtaaaatatgaacCATTATCAATCCCTATACATATCTCATGGTAATTTCAGAATTGAGTAGTCAAAGTCTTGAAATAATTTAGAGGCATAATTCAACTTCTCCAATTACTGCTCTATTATCATGAGAACATCCAcatcaaatatacaatttgtcttttttttaatcaagaagAGCATCAAAGCCTCTTGTCATCTTAAGTAGGCAGAGCACGGCACTGCATGCATTTAAAATGTGCTTAAATAAGGAAAGTCAACATTCAAATCTccatatttcatcttcattccGCATGCGCTTTAAATAGGTGAAGTTTGCAAGAAAATACTTGTGATAAATAACAATTGATAATCAATTATAGCTGTAGCACTACATGTAGGGAATCGGTTAACATTTCTTGTTGCACGAAGCAGATGATTTGATTTGGGGACCCAAATAATGTTTGCATCAATTGCAACTTTCTTGCAACACATTAATTAGACACACACTTGGTTTGCCATAGtctattcatttgtaaatttgtGCATAACTTAATAAACAGCTTTGTGACACCTGGTCCCGTCTTCCAAAGAGTTGAAAtggatccaatcaaccacaactatgaaaagccagcaatgtcaacctATAaagtgcatgtttgttcaaaatacattctagatatgacatattttcatacatCCATCGctttcttaaaactttttttttaagaagagaAGCGTGCTTCTCTGCTTAAAatggacattttgcaaatttcttcAGGACAAAAATATGATAGATGAATATCCATATACTCGaggttgatctgatcaatcataactctttgtaaaaaaCGAGACTCTGTAGGCACCTGGCCTTGGTGCGAtggatcggatcaatcgtaactctttgtaaaacagggCTATGTAAGCACCTacgtcccataacacaaaggttagcgattagtCGTAAGCTTGATATCTACAAATGATCGTACATTGTAGCCAATGGAAtcgatcgtagaaaaatgttctacgatcattgcttaTAGCTTTGTGTTTCGGGTGTGTACTCACAGTTCTGAGGCATTCATCAAAGACTGGATCAGGGAGATGTGAAAAGCGTTGTCGTAATCGTTGCCTTACACCTTCCTCTACTAGAGCCATACtgcaaaaagaataaatgaaaacagaatAATCATTACTACCAGCCAAAGACAAAAATGTCAATACAGCTCTAGCATCCTCATACTTCTCAATTTGCATGTTGACATCGTGGTCACCCTGCTAAGACATATTTTTTCCACAATGCGCACGTGTGAACATCGATTCCTCATTTACCGACCAACTTGAAAACACATTCACTCACAACCTGTTGCTGGTGCACCCGATTCAAGTTTACTGTACATCATGTTGACGATATGTAAAGCGGGTCGACATGGGGAGGTGACGCGTTGACACACATGTAcatagacctttttttttttttttttgcttgtcaatttattttcctacgtccctaAAATGTTTTGGTTGAGAACCTtaactcctaaaatttttggcttccgccgccaatgcacaTGTACACCTGCTGTACATCACCACATTCTTGTTtaccaggggcccattgcagaaagagttgcaactctaaaaatcatgcgcaacttgaatttcaaccaatcaacagcgtgcatttgggacttgcgaatgatattttgacttgcgtttaaacgcaactctttctgcaacggaccccagatcaAAAGTCTCTATCAATTTACACATTTCACTCAATCTCTAACCGCACAATTACAGAAAAGGCAAAAacaattcttcttcttcctgtaAAGTACAGACTGCCATTGGCATATTATCGTACTTGTTGTGCTTGTCAAGTGCCCAGATGAATAGTGCGAGTAAAAAtctcatcaatatcatcaaaacAATTTATGTAGATGGTAGCTACTACTTCTTAAACTGAATTTAACCAATTAAATTGACAAGTAATTCCCAACCctagtaaatacatgtatctgaataATGTCAAATTCcatgtacatttacaatgaagttttaatctttttttctatcaattcattcattcaatgcGATGATATTATCTACCggtattcaattatttataacACTTCACATTTTTTGAAAGATACCTgtatgaaaacaaacaaaagaaaatattggaacAAAAACTATACAACAAGACAATGAAGAGACACAGTCAGCAAATCACTTAATCCATCTAAATTACGAGTAATTAATATCCATTATGAACAATCATCATCAGATGTGAAGGCAACACAAGACAAATAATTCATACACAACACATTgctgcacatacatgtacctgtgtaCAGTACATGTTGTCAGGCTTGGAAGTGAAACTACGGTACATACACAAGTACACACATGCCTCAATCCTGGCAACAAGTAATGTACACTTATGTACAttaatgtaatgtaatgtaaatacatgtacagaagCTCACGCCTCTGAGCACTGTTACTTCAAATGAGtactatataaatgtacatgtaggcctatggcACGAAACATGTCTATTATTGCAAATGTACAGTAGCCTATGCGCTACATAGAAATACATACTGTAGATGAACATGTAGTAAGTATGTCAAATTGAGtcaagggggtgtttcacaaagttcaaAATATGACTTCGAGTCGCACTGAAATGCAGAcgcgctcacgatatgtaacGCACAATCCTATTGACAAATTACGCAGAAGTGCGCATTTACATGATCTGACAATTGGCATCATATGGCATACCTTTTAAAACGcacgcaactagacatttaaatGCAACTGTTAGTCAAacataaatctttgtgaaacaccccctcccctcccccagaATGGGTCATCATACAAATTACTTGAAGGgtatcatttgcataccaaccaatTTGTACCTTGGTTACCAATACATGTAGCATGTTTGGCGtcatattttgctttaaaaaaatattaaaaaatcaaattacacaATGGTATcaaatttttatgttttcatttaatcatttcttcaattacatgtacgtgtattCTGCAATagacaatgggtgatttcaagttcggtgttgatcttatggtgttggtgtttggtcaatttttacatgagtataacaccaaacatagaaTGAAGatagtcctgaaaagtcacttactggttgttgagatgtcaatgatgtgatctggatcagttttacaaactcagaataggttttggagcaagggggaagcaatccaaattccaacactacatgtaggggaaggcggggtaagttgtgacagtttttgctttttgcatgttagaattgatatgattaataatcttgtcgaaataagtaccttgctttgaaatttcattcttctgaaatattttccacctatatataaatttctaccccaacactgaaagtcatcgtgacctttgaaaaaaccgatgtcaaatggcacaacttgccccatatatggggtaagtttgagccaccttctggggtaagttgagccacaaaaactatgtacaaaatgtatgggggagaaccagcatgtcaattttttgtttaaagtcttttcacttgctaattctctataaatactaacatcctgtaaaaggaaaagagcagtcatgtaaatttgctcctttcagcctgcatttcaatcgatttttatggtttgtttgttttttaagatacattaccataggaattactatggctcaacttgccccatgctgtttggctcaacttaccccagtccgaacttagtgcgataattttgtatccacacatttattatgcatccatcatataaaagactatgacaagaatgaagatctatacctggactaataatgttgttatcatgtctttattatatctaaagacgtgtgtgtttataaagcacttatctatttcacactcttttttacttttttggctgaaattcacatttttccctctaaaaaactactttttgtttcaaagttggaaacaatgtggtggggttaggggttatgctatgggtcatcaatacatgacaccaccacaatgtctgactcattcataaTTGGCCtagggctggtggctcaacttgcccctatgctcaacttaccccgccttcccctacatgtatgaacacCAACATTAACGCTGAAGTTCACCGGACTTAAAATCACCCAATGTTCTGTGCAAAAGTGGAGCCTGTATGTGTTATgaatgtacaagtacatgtgaTCCTATACACATTATAGTGACGATTAAATAGCCTACTGCAACTCAGTGCTCATTCATCTAAAAATTGATAATacattaacatacatgtacatcccggggggcacttacattgacgagtggataccatgcgcgaccaaaaaaacacgtaaaaaggatgtctttttcacgatagggcacgttacgtacgtaacgtgataagggtgtcaaaaacacaaaaataatgaaaaaagggtatctatttcactaggaaaattacgtgtttagggtcttatttgaggagatgataaaacaaaattaaaatgttttataaaggatgtcctttttgccccagcactacgtgtttagagtccgatttg
It encodes the following:
- the LOC121414405 gene encoding TGF-beta-activated kinase 1 and MAP3K7-binding protein 2-like isoform X1, with amino-acid sequence MIMALVEEGVRQRLRQRFSHLPDPVFDECLRTNPTNLNLCITQLKERSQAQERRDPMCAVTAGMDPAQHYTQQAPPQHRQHHQPHLQPQEEASQDGRLNSDGWFELTWPPTMNAGGDNVDPPPTRTSEANEPTSGWQGYRDLYSYRPPLQVSKISVNLQDSGQRAKSPGPVQPTTSPSQPSRTYDAGNGSRTPGTPDSIGLESSITLPSISPPLVDRTPSPSVNPFFPPIDPHALRASQQSNGRSSPAAGYQYPRSASPRHVPVSQNTSTAPSHYNSPAAPMPIVGQPNVATSHPVAPHQRNTPEPRQDVRRKTSQPERWAEVYSPRPESGVEGGVGVHGAARHRTQVQQSYPTSSQRPATKGPESMEHRHRMGSQEEIRYNQALIMHQSARKERLRKDLDEEQTKLERMRAEIRSMEQDLNTKRSHRSHFPSNEELSKMREEKRQLQIDIECMNKEIDMFKKQGFTNPHSQEYFYANIEQGPTGPIPPGPPIVPISDPVSPPVLDPDEGQQWSCTHCTFLNHPFLDKCECCEMPRDSA
- the LOC121414405 gene encoding TGF-beta-activated kinase 1 and MAP3K7-binding protein 2-like isoform X2 — encoded protein: MALVEEGVRQRLRQRFSHLPDPVFDECLRTNPTNLNLCITQLKERSQAQERRDPMCAVTAGMDPAQHYTQQAPPQHRQHHQPHLQPQEEASQDGRLNSDGWFELTWPPTMNAGGDNVDPPPTRTSEANEPTSGWQGYRDLYSYRPPLQVSKISVNLQDSGQRAKSPGPVQPTTSPSQPSRTYDAGNGSRTPGTPDSIGLESSITLPSISPPLVDRTPSPSVNPFFPPIDPHALRASQQSNGRSSPAAGYQYPRSASPRHVPVSQNTSTAPSHYNSPAAPMPIVGQPNVATSHPVAPHQRNTPEPRQDVRRKTSQPERWAEVYSPRPESGVEGGVGVHGAARHRTQVQQSYPTSSQRPATKGPESMEHRHRMGSQEEIRYNQALIMHQSARKERLRKDLDEEQTKLERMRAEIRSMEQDLNTKRSHRSHFPSNEELSKMREEKRQLQIDIECMNKEIDMFKKQGFTNPHSQEYFYANIEQGPTGPIPPGPPIVPISDPVSPPVLDPDEGQQWSCTHCTFLNHPFLDKCECCEMPRDSA